Proteins encoded by one window of Aspergillus puulaauensis MK2 DNA, chromosome 4, nearly complete sequence:
- a CDS encoding gamma-glutamyltransferase (COG:E;~EggNog:ENOG410PGQX;~InterPro:IPR000101,IPR043137,IPR029055,IPR043138;~MEROPS:MER0003580;~PFAM:PF01019;~SECRETED:SignalP(1-27);~TransMembrane:1 (i46-64o);~go_function: GO:0036374 - glutathione hydrolase activity [Evidence IEA];~go_process: GO:0006751 - glutathione catabolic process [Evidence IEA]), producing MQGCRVPDVEKQPLFSNRDSHLSGPADSSLFHNKAGTSPLPTMSRVLKLSLCTTLLLVLLVVHLPSVVPSPVDYDSSDRYFRQHERSRYGHVQAGVQAGKRGAVASESAICSRHGTDIILMGGNAADAMVATMLCVGVVGMYHSGIGGGGFMLVKAPNGTFEYIDFRETAPAAAFEEMFDNNTKASTLGGLASGVPGELRGLEYLHNKYGTLPWSVVVQPAVRTARYGFPVGADTVRYMDSAVSGDGVDNFLVNDPSWAIDFAPNGTRVQLGDTITRKRYADTLETIGSEGPDAFYEGPIAEATIRALQKANGTMTLEDLNGYKAVLRNISQIDYRGYRVTSTTTPSSGTVVLNMLKVLDTYEPLFGPDNVNLSTHRMDEAMRFGYGLRTVLGDPEFVEGVSEYEKDMLKKQTVDDIRRKISDLRTQNVSAYDPAGFESLDTPGTSHIATVDHSGLAISAITTINLLFGSKLVVPETGIIMNNEMDDFSIPNSSNSFGYIPSESNFIRPHKRPLSSCTPAIVTHPNGTTFFLSGSAGGSRIITATVQNIIHAVDEGLSAAEALAKPRLHDQLVPNQVAFEYAYDNATVDFMRARGHNVTWMAPGTSTAQAIRVLANGTFDAAGEPRQLNSGGFAV from the exons ATGCAGGGATGTCGAGTGCCCGATGTGGAGAAGCAG CCGCTTTTCTCCAACAGGGATTCCCATTTATCAGGCCCCGCCGATTCCAGCCTGTTTCACAACAAAGCAGGAACAAGTCCCTTGCCGACCATGTCGCGTGTTTTGAAACTCTCGCTCTGTACTACCCTCCTGCTGGTGTTATTGGTTGTTCACCTACCCAGTGTAGTACCATCCCCGGTAGACTACGACTCGTCCGATCGCTACTTTCGCCAGCATGAGAGGTCCAGATATGGCCATGTCCAGGCTGGAGTCCAAGCCGGGAAGAGGGGCGCCGTCGCCAGCGAGAGTGCCATCTGCAGTCGGCATGGTACGGACATTATCCTGATGGGCGGGAATGCAGCCGATGCT ATGGTCGCGACGATGCTTTGCGTTGGTGTTGTGG GAATGTACCACAgcggcatcggcggcggcggcttcATGCTCGTCAAGGCCCCCAACGGCACATTCGAGTACATCGACTTCCGCGAGACCGCGCCTGCAGCAGCCTTCGAGGAAATGTTCGACAATAACACCAAGGCCTCCACGCTAGGCGGGCTAGCAAG TGGCGTTCCCGGCGAACTGCGCGGCCTGGAATACCTGCATAACAAATACGGCACCCTCCCCTGGTCTGTCGTAGTCCAGCCGGCTGTCCGCACCGCACGATATGGATTCCCCGTCGGCGCAGACACAGTGCGCTACATGGACTCCGCGGTTAGTGGTGACGGGGTAGACAATTTCCTAGTGAACGACCCGTCGTGGGCAATTGATTTCGCGCCGAACGGGACCAGGGTTCAGCTCGGGGACACGATCACCCGCAAGCGCTACGCGGATACGCTTGAGACGATTGGGTCTGAAGGCCCGGATGCGTTCTACGAGGGCCCGATTGCGGAGGCGACAATTCGGGCGTTGCAGAAGGCGAATGGGACTATGACCCTGGAGGACCTGAACGGGTATAAGGCTGTTTTGAGGAATATTTCGCAGATTGACTATCGAGGATATCGGGTCACGAGCACAACGACACCGTCGAGTGGAACGGTTGTGTTGAATATGTTGAAGGTGCTGGATACGTATGAGCCGCTTTTTGGACCGGACAATGTGAATCTGAGTACCCATCGGATGGATGAGGCGATGAGGTTTGGGTATGGGTTG AGGACAGTCCTAGGAGATCCAGAATTCGTCGAGGGAGTGTCGGAGTATGAAAAGGACatgctgaagaagcagacTGTCGATGATATCCGCAGAAAAATTTCGGATTTGCGGACGCAGAATGTGTCCGCGTATGACCCAGCCGGGTTTGAGAGCTTGGATAC GCCAGGAACATCCCACATTGCCACAGTTGACCACTCCGGCCTCGCGATCTCAGCCATCACAACaatcaacctcctcttcggcagcAAACTAGTCGTCCCAGAGACAGGCATCATCATGAACAACGAGATGGACG ACTTCTCAAtccccaactcctccaactccttcggCTACATCCCCTCCGAATCAAACTTCATCCGCCCACACAAACGCCCCCTCTCCTCCTGCACGCCAGCAATAGTCACCCACCCCAACGGCacaaccttcttcctttcAGGCTCCGCCGGCGGTAGCCGAATCATCACAGCCACAGTGCAAAACATCATCCACGCAGTTGACGAGGGCTTGTCGGCTGCCGAAGCCCTAGCCAAACCGCGTCTGCATGACCAGCTTGTGCCGAATCAGGTGGCGTTCGAGTATGCGTATGACAATGCCACGGTAGACTTTATGAGGGCGCGGGGCCATAATGTTACGTGGATGGCGCCGGGGACGAGTACGGCGCAGGCGATTCGCGTGTTGGCAAATGGGACGTTTGATGCTGCGGGGGAGCCGAGACAGTTGAATTCAGGGGGGTTTGCTGTCTAG